In the genome of Pseudomonas sp. B33.4, the window CCGCAGCCATCGGCTGTACGGCCTGATCCGCTTGCTGGATCGCCGAGTACAGCGAGAACTCGTTGGCGTTGTCGAAGTACTTGGCTTGGACTTCGGTCGGTACCGCGCCTTCGAGTTTGCTCAACAGGTTCGATACACGCTTGTTTACCGCCGCCAGCGCTGCCGCTTCCGGCAGTTTGCGGAAGGCTTGCACCGCTTGCACACGTTGGTCGAAGTCCAGCGCCGAACCCGGCTTCAGGGCACGCACCGACAGGTAAGTGGCGACTTCAACGCCTTCGTCTTCGTAACGTGCACGCAGACGGTCGAAGATGAATTCCAGCACGGACTCGTTGAGGCCGGCAGCCTTGACCTTGGCACCGAACGCGGCCACGGCGAAAGCCACGGCGTCGTTGAGGTCGAGGTCGAGTTTCTTCTCGATGAGGATACGCAGCACACCGAGTGCCGCGCGGCGCAGGGCATACGGGTCTTTGCTGCCGGTTGGCAGCATGCCGATACCGAAGATACCGACCAGGGTGTCGAGCTTGTCAGCGATCGCGACGGCCGCGCCGGTCAGGGTCGCCGGCAGTTCTGCACCGGCACCGCGCGGCATGTACTGCTCGTTCAGCGCCAGCGCGACGTCTTCCGGCTCGCCGTCATTGAGGGCGTAGTAGTAACCGGCGACACCTTGCATCTCCGGGAACTCGCCGACCATTTCGGTGGCCAGGTCGCACTTTGACAGCAGGCCAGCGCGAGCAGCCCACGAAGCGTTGCCGCCAATGCGTGCGGCGATGTACGCAGCCAGTTTCGATACGCGCTCGGCCTTGTCGTAGACGCTGCCGAGTTTTTCCTGGAACACCACGTTCTTCAGGCGATCGTTGAAGGCTTCGAGTTTCTGCTTCTTGTCTTGCTTGAAGAAGAACTCGGCGTCGGTCAGACGTGGACGAACCACTTTCTCGTTACCGGCGATGATCTGCTGCGGATCTTTGCTTTCGATGTTGGCCACAGTGATGAAGCGTGGCAGCAACTTGCCGTCGGCATCCAGCAGGCAGAAGTACTTCTGGTTGTCCTGCATGGTGGTGATCAGCGCTTCTTGCGGCACGTCGAGGAAGCGTTCCTCGAACGAGCACACCAGCGGCACCGGCCATTCAACTAGCGCGGTCACTTCGTCGAGCAGTGCCGGCGGAACGATTGCCGTGCCTTCCTGACGGGTGGCCAGCTCTTCGGTACGCTTGCTGATGATCTCGCGACGCTCGTTGGCGTCGGCCAGCACGTAAGCGGCACGCAGGTCGGCGAGGTAGCTCGACGGCGAACTGATGCGCACGCTTTGCGGGTGATGGAAACGGTGACCACGGGAGTCACGGCCAGCCTTCTGCGCGAGGATGGTGCAATCGATGACCTGGTCACCGAGCAGCATTACCAGCCACTGGGTCGGACGCACGAACTCTTCCTTGCGTGCACCCCAACGCATGCGTTTCGGGATTGGCAGGTCGTTCAGCGAGTCTTCGACGATGGTCGGCAACAGGCTCGCGGTCGGCTTGCCGGCGATGCTCTGGCTGTAACGCAGTTTCGGGCCGCTCTGATCGATTTCGCTCAGATCGACGCCGCACTTCTTGGCGAAGCCCAGAGCTGCCTGCGTCGGGTTGCCGTCAGCGTCGAACGCCGCCTGACGTGGCGGGCCGTCGAGGTTGATGCTGCGATCCGGCTGCTGGGTCGCCAGTGCGGTGATCAGCACAGCCAGACGGCGCGGCGCGGCGTAGACGGTTTTGGTTTCGTAGCTCAGGCCAGCGGCTTGCAGGCCTTTGTCGATACCGGCAAGGAACGCTTCAGCCAAAGTGTTGAGGGCTTTCGGTGGCAGTTCTTCGGTGCCCAGTTCAACCAGAAAATCTTGCGCACTCATTGTGCTGCCTCCAGCTTGGCCAGTACTTCGTCACGCAGATCCGGGGTCGCCATCGGGAAGCCCAGCTTGGCGCGTGCCAGCAGGTAGGCTTGCGCAACAGAACGCGCCAGGGTGCGTACGCGCAGAATGTATTGCTGACGCGCGGTCACCGAGATTGCCCGGCGCGCATCCAGCAGGTTGAAGGTGTGCGACGCCTTCAACACCATTTCGTAGCTTGGCAACGGCAGCGGCTGGTCGAGTTCGATCAGGCGCTTGGCTTCGCTTTCATAGAAGTCGAACAGTTCGAACAGCTTGTCGACGTTGGCGTGCTCGAAGTTGTAAGTGGACTGCTCCACTTCATTCTGATGGAACACGTCGCCGTAGGTGACTTTGCCCATCGGACCGTCAGCCCAGACCAGGTCGTAGACCGAGTCCACGCCTTGCAGGTACATGGCCAGACGTTCAAGACCGTAAGTGATCTCGCCGGTCACCGGGTAGCACTCGATGCCGCCCGCCTGCTGGAAGTACGTGAACTGAGTCACTTCCATGCCGTTCAGCCAGACTTCCCAGCCCAGACCCCAGGCGCCGAGGGTCGGCGATTCCCAGTTGTCTTCGACGAAGCGGATGTCGTGGACCAGCGGGTCCAGGCCGACATGCTTGAGCGAGCCCAGGTACAGTTCCTGGAAGTTGTCCGGGTTCGGCTTCAGGACCACCTGGAACTGGTAGTAGTGCTGCAGACGGTTCGGGTTTTCGCCGTAACGGCCGTCAGTCGGACGGCGGCTTGGCTGCACGTAAGCGGCGTTCCAGGTTTCCGGGCCGATGGCACGGAGGAAGGTCGCGGTGTGGAAAGTGCCGGCGCCTACTTCCATATCGTAGGGCTGAAGTACCACACAACCTTGCTCGGCCCAGTATTGCTGGAGCGCGAGGATCAAGTCTTGGAAGGTACGCACGGCTGGCGTAGGCTGGCTCACGAAATTCACCTGTTTCTTGGGCTGCGATTTAAAGAGCGGGAGTATACCCGATTCATTGCTGCGCACGCCCCCTGGAGCCTTATGCCACGCTGCTTTTGGTGTACCGAAGATCCGCTGTACATGGCTTATCACGACCAGGAGTGGGGCACGCCGCTACGCGATGCGCAGGGTTTGTTCGAGTTGCTTTTGCTCGAAGGGTTCCAGGCGGGGCTTTCCTGGATCACCGTGCTGCGCAAGCGCGAGCGTTATCGCGAGGTGCTGTTCGGCTTCGACGTGCAGCGTGTGGCGCAAATGAGCGACGCCGAAATCGACGAATTGATGCTCGATCCGGGGATCATCCGCAACCGCCTCAAACTCAACGCCGCCCGGCGTAATGCCCAGGCCTGGCTGGCGCTGGAGGATCCGGTAGCGTTCCTATGGTCGTTCGTTAACGACCAACCGATCATCAATCATTTCAAGGATCGCAGCGAAGTCCCGGCGATCACTCCCGAAGCGCTGGCGATGAGCAAAGGCCTGAAAAAGGCCGGGTTCACGTTCGTCGGCCCGACCATTTGCTACGCACTGATGCAGGCCTCGGGGATGGTCATGGACCACACCCAGGACTGCGACCGCTACGCGCAGCTCGCCAACGGCGGTTAGAATGGCCGCCTCGCGCACCGCACAAGATCAGGAGTGACCTGTGGAAAAGTTTAAAGGCGCCTTGCTGGTAGGCGCTCTGCGGCTGTTTGCCCTGCTGCCATGGCGGGCCGTGCAGGCCGTGGGTTCGGCGATCGGCTGGATCATGTGGAAAACCCCCAACCGCTCCCGCGACGTGGTGCGGATCAACCTCGCCAAATGTTTTCCACAGATGGATGCGGCCGAACGTGAACGTCTGGTCGGCCAAAGCCTGAAAGACATCGGCAAGTCGCTGACCGAAAGCGCCTGCGCGTGGATCTGGCCGGCGCAGCGTTCGATCGATCTGGTGCGCGAAGTCGAAGGCCTCGACGTGCTGAAAGAAGCATTGGCCTCGGGCAAAGGCGTGGTCGGCATCACCAGCCACCTCGGCAACTGGGAAGTGCTCAACCACTTCTATTGCAGCCAGTGCAAACCGATCATTTTCTACCGCCCGCCGAAGCTCAAAGCTGTGGACGAATTGCTGCGCAAACAGCGCGTGCAACTGGGCAACAAAGTCGCCGCGTCGACCAAAGAAGGCATCCTTAGCGTCATCAAGGAAGTGCGCAAAGGTGGTGCAGTGGGCATTCCCGCTGACCCGGAACCGGCCGAATCCGCCGGGATCTTTGTGCCGTTCTTCGCCACGCAAGCGCTGACCAGCAAATTCGTGCCGAACATGTTGGCCGGTGGCAAAGCCGTCGGCGTATTCCTGCATGCGCTGCGCCTGCCCGACGGTTCCGGCTACAAAGTCATCCTCGAAGCTGCGCCCGAAGCCATGTACAGCACGGATACTGCCGAATCCTGCGCTGCCATGAGTAAGGTGGTCGAGCGCTACGTCGCTGCGTATCCGAGCCAGTACATGTGGAGCATGAAGCGCTTCAAGAAGCGTCCGCCGGGCGAAGAGCGTTGGTACTGAGCTGATTGGCATGATCTGTGGATAATCTCTCTGGCGAGGTTATCCACAACCGTTCATCAAAGGGCGCAACAAGATGTCCGAACACCGCAAATCCTTCCGCATCAAGATCACCCACGACAGCTTTGGCGAATGCCTCGGACAGACGCGCAACCTGTCGCCTACCGGGGTGTTTGTGCAGCATCCGGTTTTGGCTTCTTTGCCCAAAGGCGCAGTGGTTTACGGTCAGGTGCAGGGTTTACCCACAGGCGCGCCGCAGGTGCGGATGGAAGTGGTGACGGTAGATGCCGACGGTATCGGTCTTCGCTACCTTTGACTTATTGCGCCTGACGATCGAGCTTCTTCAGAAACACTGCCATTTCCTTCTCGGCCTGCTTGTCGCCATGGGCGCGGGCGGCTTCCAGACCTTGTTCCCACGCCTGACGTGCGGCGGCGCTATCACCCAGCGCCAGATGCGCCTTGCCCAACAGTTTCCATGCCGCCGAATATTTCGGATCAAAACCGACACAGCGCTGGAAATGCTCGGCTGCCTTGGCGTTTTCGCCCAGATCCAGATAGCCCTTGCCCAGGCCGAAGCGCAGCAAGGAGTTATCCACACCCTTGGCGAGCATTTTTTCCAGGGATTCGAGCATCGGTGGAGTCCTTTTCGGCTGTGTCAGGGAAGATGTGTGGCGCCGCCATCGCTGGCAAGCCAGATCCCACAGTGAGCTCTGGAGTACATCACATTTGTGAACAACCCAAAAACCTGTGGGAGCTGGCTTGTCAGCGATGGGCCATAACGGACGCAGAAGAATCCGGATCAGAAGAAGCTCAACCCCACATGAAACAGCTTCTCCACATCGCGAATATGCTTTTTATCCACAAGGAACAGAATCACGTGGTCGCCCGCTTCGATCACCGTGTCATCGTGGGCGATGATCACTTGTTCATTGCGGATCACCGCACCAATCGTGGTGCCCGGCGGCAGGCCGATTTTCTCGATGGGCTTGCCGATGACCTTGCTCGACTTCGCATCACCGTGGGCAATTGCCTCGATCGCCTCCGCCGCACCGCGACGCAATGAGTGCACGCTGACGATATCGCCACGGCGCACGTGGGCCAGCAGCGTGCCGATGGTCGCCAGTTGCGGGCTGATGGCGATGTCGATGTCGCCGCCCTGAATCAGGTCGACGTAGGCCGGGTTGTTGATGATCGTCATGACCTTCTTCGCCCCCAGCCGTTTCGCCAGCAGCGACGACATGATGTTGGCTTCGTCATCGTTGGTCAGCGCGAGGAAAATGTCGGCGTCGGCGATGTTTTCTTCCAGCAGCAAATCGCGGTCGGAGGCGCTACCCTGCAACACCACGGTGCTGTCGAGGGTGTCGGAGAGGTAGCGGCAGCGTGCCGGGCTCATCTCGATGATCTTCACCTGATAACGGCTTTCGATGGCCTCGGCCAGACGCTCGCCAATCTGCCCGCCGCCAGCGATGACGATGCGTTTGTAGGTTTCGTCGAGACGGCGCATTTCGCTCATCACTGCGCGAATATTCTCACGGGCGGCGATGAAGAAGACTTCGTCATCGGCCTCGATCACCGTGTCGCCCTGGGGCAGGATTGGCCGGTCGCGACGGAAAATCGCTGCCACGCGGGTTTCGACATTCGGCATGTGCTCGCGTAACTGACGCAATTGCTGACCCACCAGCGGCCCGCCGTAATAGGCACGCACCGCCACCAGTTGCGCCGCACCTTCGGCGAAGTCGATCACCTGCAAGGCGCCCGGATGCTGGATCAGGCGCTTGATGTAGTTGGTCACCACTTGCTCGGGGCTGATCAGCACGTCAACCGGAATCGCTTCATTCTGGAACAGCTGTTCCTCGCGATGGAGGTAGGACGCTTCGCGGACCCGGGCGATCTTGGTCGGGGTGTGGAACAGCGTGTGGGCGACCTGACAGGCGACCATGTTGGTTTCGTCGCTGTTGGTTACCGCGACCAGCATGTCGGCGTCGTCGGCACCGGCCTGACGCAGCACCGACGGCAGCGAGCCACGGCCCTGCACGGTGCGGATGTCGAGGCGATCGCCGAGGTCGCGCAGGCGCTCGCCGTCGGTGTCGACCACCGTGATGTCGTTGGCCTCGCTGGCCAAATGCTCGGCCAGCGAGCCGCCAACCTGTCCCGCACCGAGGATGATGATTTTCATCCAGTCACTC includes:
- the glyQ gene encoding glycine--tRNA ligase subunit alpha, yielding MSQPTPAVRTFQDLILALQQYWAEQGCVVLQPYDMEVGAGTFHTATFLRAIGPETWNAAYVQPSRRPTDGRYGENPNRLQHYYQFQVVLKPNPDNFQELYLGSLKHVGLDPLVHDIRFVEDNWESPTLGAWGLGWEVWLNGMEVTQFTYFQQAGGIECYPVTGEITYGLERLAMYLQGVDSVYDLVWADGPMGKVTYGDVFHQNEVEQSTYNFEHANVDKLFELFDFYESEAKRLIELDQPLPLPSYEMVLKASHTFNLLDARRAISVTARQQYILRVRTLARSVAQAYLLARAKLGFPMATPDLRDEVLAKLEAAQ
- a CDS encoding DNA-3-methyladenine glycosylase I, with translation MPRCFWCTEDPLYMAYHDQEWGTPLRDAQGLFELLLLEGFQAGLSWITVLRKRERYREVLFGFDVQRVAQMSDAEIDELMLDPGIIRNRLKLNAARRNAQAWLALEDPVAFLWSFVNDQPIINHFKDRSEVPAITPEALAMSKGLKKAGFTFVGPTICYALMQASGMVMDHTQDCDRYAQLANGG
- a CDS encoding lysophospholipid acyltransferase → MEKFKGALLVGALRLFALLPWRAVQAVGSAIGWIMWKTPNRSRDVVRINLAKCFPQMDAAERERLVGQSLKDIGKSLTESACAWIWPAQRSIDLVREVEGLDVLKEALASGKGVVGITSHLGNWEVLNHFYCSQCKPIIFYRPPKLKAVDELLRKQRVQLGNKVAASTKEGILSVIKEVRKGGAVGIPADPEPAESAGIFVPFFATQALTSKFVPNMLAGGKAVGVFLHALRLPDGSGYKVILEAAPEAMYSTDTAESCAAMSKVVERYVAAYPSQYMWSMKRFKKRPPGEERWY
- a CDS encoding PilZ domain-containing protein; protein product: MSEHRKSFRIKITHDSFGECLGQTRNLSPTGVFVQHPVLASLPKGAVVYGQVQGLPTGAPQVRMEVVTVDADGIGLRYL
- a CDS encoding tetratricopeptide repeat protein, producing MLESLEKMLAKGVDNSLLRFGLGKGYLDLGENAKAAEHFQRCVGFDPKYSAAWKLLGKAHLALGDSAAARQAWEQGLEAARAHGDKQAEKEMAVFLKKLDRQAQ
- the trkA gene encoding Trk system potassium transporter TrkA, with the translated sequence MKIIILGAGQVGGSLAEHLASEANDITVVDTDGERLRDLGDRLDIRTVQGRGSLPSVLRQAGADDADMLVAVTNSDETNMVACQVAHTLFHTPTKIARVREASYLHREEQLFQNEAIPVDVLISPEQVVTNYIKRLIQHPGALQVIDFAEGAAQLVAVRAYYGGPLVGQQLRQLREHMPNVETRVAAIFRRDRPILPQGDTVIEADDEVFFIAARENIRAVMSEMRRLDETYKRIVIAGGGQIGERLAEAIESRYQVKIIEMSPARCRYLSDTLDSTVVLQGSASDRDLLLEENIADADIFLALTNDDEANIMSSLLAKRLGAKKVMTIINNPAYVDLIQGGDIDIAISPQLATIGTLLAHVRRGDIVSVHSLRRGAAEAIEAIAHGDAKSSKVIGKPIEKIGLPPGTTIGAVIRNEQVIIAHDDTVIEAGDHVILFLVDKKHIRDVEKLFHVGLSFF